A single window of Pristis pectinata isolate sPriPec2 chromosome 8, sPriPec2.1.pri, whole genome shotgun sequence DNA harbors:
- the ubfd1 gene encoding ubiquitin domain-containing protein UBFD1 gives MAARDGADTGGMETEACTDISIQQEKASCGATSEGDSQYLITEQTENEDSLPQTSVSNGGESDTSKEMVDLKVIWNKNKYDVRMPLDSTGASLKEKIHSLTGLTPAMQKVMYKGLLQEDKTLREIKVTSGAKIMVIGSTINDVLAVNTPKEVVQQEAKAEEPKKEPLCRQKQHRKVLDKGKPEDVMPSIRGVKERLPSVPLSGMYNKSSGKVRLTFKLEQDQLWIGTKERTEKIPMGSIKNVITEPIEGHEDYHMMAFQLGPTEASYYWVYWVPTQYVDAIKDTVLGKWQYF, from the exons GTGCAGATACTGGTGGAATGGAAACTGAAGCCTGCACGGACATAAGTATTCAGCAAGAGAAAGCCAGCTGTGGGGCTACCAGTGAAGGAGATTCGCAATACTTAATAACTGAACAAACAGAGAATGAGGATTCCCTTCCTCAGACCTCTGTTAGCAATGGTGGAGAATCAGATACCAGCAAGGAAATGGTAGATTTGAAAGTtatttggaacaaaaacaaatatGATGTGAGAATGCCACTGGATAGTACAGGAGCTAGCCTGAAAGAAAAGATTCACTCCCTCACAG GTCTCACTCCTGCCATGCAGAAAGTCATGTACAAAGGGCTGCTCCAAGAAGATAAAACTCTACGTGAAATAAAAGTAACAAGTGGTGCAAAAATCATGGTTATTGGATCAACGATTAATGATGTTTTAGCAGTAAACACACCAAAGGAGGTTGTACAACAAGAGGCCAAAGCTGAAGAACCCAAAAAGGAACCTCTATGTAGGCAAAAG CAACACAGGAAAGTGTTGGACAAAGGAAAACCAGAAGATGTTATGCCATCCATTAGGGGTGTTAAG GAGCGCTTGCCAAGTGTACCATTATCTGGCATGTACAACAAGTCAAGTGGAAAAGTAAGATTAACCTTCAAACTGGAGCAGGACCAGCTCTGGATTGGAACAAAGG AGAGAACTGAGAAAATCCCTATGGGCTCTATCAAAAATGTGATTACTGAACCCATTGAAGGACATGAAGATTATCACATGATG GCATTTCAGCTGGGTCCCACTGAAGCTTCTTACTATTGGGTTTACTGGGTGCCTACACAGTATGTTGATGCAATCAAAGATACAGTCCTTGGGAAGTGGCAGTATTTTTGA